Below is a window of Aureibacillus halotolerans DNA.
GCAAATGCTTATTCATATAATGCTCGGTTTCGGCACGATCCAGATGATCTAGCTTAAACTGGATATCGATACGCTGTCGTATCGCTGCGAAGGTTTGTAGCTGAAGGCGGTCCCAAAATTCAGTTTGTCCCACCATAATTAAGGCCATTGGACTTTGCGCATCCATCCGAAAGTTCAAAAGGAAACGAACTTCCTCTAACATCTCACGATCAAGCAGATGGGCTTCATCAACCACAACCACAGGCGTTAACTTATGGATGCCTTTCATCAATTCAATCTCACGATGCAATTGGCGCTTGGCATCACCCCTGTAGAACTTTGCTTCAAGGCCCAGCTGTTCTAACATTCC
It encodes the following:
- a CDS encoding ExeA family protein gives rise to the protein MFESFFEMRQTPFSRSIPTTELYESTQLEEIIGRLNYAAERQLFAVMTGECGLGKTTAIRRFTDQLDPSDYKLLYLSDSKLTPRHFYKGMLEQLGLEAKFYRGDAKRQLHREIELMKGIHKLTPVVVVDEAHLLDREMLEEVRFLLNFRMDAQSPMALIMVGQTEFWDRLQLQTFAAIRQRIDIQFKLDHLDRAETEHYMNKHL